A window of the Gossypium hirsutum isolate 1008001.06 chromosome A05, Gossypium_hirsutum_v2.1, whole genome shotgun sequence genome harbors these coding sequences:
- the LOC107957810 gene encoding glucose-6-phosphate isomerase 1, chloroplastic: MAALSGLCSSSPSLKPKHDRVVIPLFRKYSLAFPTRSNSCSKLSVSGEVSADLSKTNSVGVLKKAKQGGLEKDPKALWRRYVDWLYQHKELGLYLDVSRIGFSDEFVAEMEPRFHAAFQAIEDLEKGAIANPDEGRMVGHYWLRNAKLAPKPFLQVQIEKTLDAICKFADDVISGKIKPPSSPEGRFTQILSVGIGGSALGPQFVAEALAPDNPPLKIRFIDNTDPGGIDHQIAQLGPELASTLVIVISKSGGTPETRNGLLEVQKAFREAGLDFSKQGVAITQENSLLDNTARIEGWVARFPMFDWVGGRTSEMSAVGLLPAALQGIDIREMLVGASMMDNATRSSVLKDNPAALLALCWYWACDGVGSKDMVILPYKDSLLLFSRYLQQLVMESLGKEFDLDGNRVNQGISVYGNKGSTDQHAYIQQLREGVHNFFVTFIEVLRDRPPGHDWELEPGVTCGDYLFGMLQGTRSALYANDRESVTVTVQEVTPRSVGALVALYERAVGLYASLVNINAYHQPGVEAGKKAAGEVLALQKRVLAVLNEASCKDPVEPLTLEEVAERCHAPEDIEMIYKIIEHMAANDRALIAEGDCGSPNSLKVFLGECNLDELYA; encoded by the exons ATGGCCGCTCTCTCGGGCCTCTGCTCTTCTTCCCCTTCTTTGAAGCCTAAGCATGACCGAGTCGTCATTCCATTGTTTCGCAAGTACTCGCTTGCATTCCCTACTCGGTCCAATTCTTGCTCCAAGCTCTCCGTTTCTGGTGAAGTGTCCGCCGATTTGTCCAAAACGAACAGCGTGGGCGTTTTGAAGAAGGCCAAGCAAGGTGGGCTGGAGAAAGATCCTAAAGCGCTTTGGAGGAGGTACGTTGACTGGTTGTACCAGCACAAGGAGCTCGGTTTGTACCTCGATGTCAGCAGGATCGGGTTCTCGGATGAGTTCGTCGCGGAAATGGAGCCCCGGTTCCATGCCGCGTTTCAAGCTATAGAGGACTTGGAGAAAGGCGCCATCGCCAACCCGGATGAAGGGCGGATGGTGGGCCACTATTGGTTGAGGAACGCCAAGCTCGCGCCAAAACCGTTTTTGCAAGTACAGATTGAGAAGACTCTCGACGCCATTTGCAAGTTCGCTGATGACGTCATCAGCGGTAAG ATTAAGCCTCCGTCTTCTCCAGAGGGTCGTTTTACTCAAATACTCTCAGTTGGGATTGGAGGTTCGGCTCTGGGCCCACAATTCGTTGCCGAAGCATTGGCTCCTGATAATCCTCCTCTAAAG ATAAGATTTATTGATAATACAGATCCCGGTGGAATAGATCATCAAATTGCACAGCTCGGTCCAGAGCTGGCTTCTACCCTTGTAATTGTGATCTCAAAG AGTGGAGGTACCCCAGAAACTAGAAATGGTCTGTTGGAAGTTCAAAAAGCCTTCCGTGAAGCTGGTCTGGATTTTTCAAAACAG GGCGTTGCTATAACACAAGAAAATTCTTTGTTGGACAACACGGCAAGGATTGAGGGTTGGGTAGCCAGATTCCCTATGTTTGATTGGGTTGGTGGCAGGACATCTGAAATGTCTGCTGTTGGTCTACTTCCAGCAGCACTTCAG GGAATTGACATAAGGGAGATGCTAGTTGGTGCATCTATGATGGACAATGCCACAAGGAGCAGTGTG CTTAAGGATAATCCTGCAGCATTGCTTGCTTTATGTTGGTATTGGGCATGCGATGGGGTTGGATCTAAG GATATGGTTATCCTTCCATACAAGGACAGCTTATTACTTTTTAGTAGGTATCTACAGCAGCTGGTTATGGAATCACTTGGCAAGGAGTTTGACCTGGATGGTAACCGG GTAAATCAAGGAATATCTGTTTATGGGAATAAAGGAAGCACAGATCAGCATGC TTATATTCAACAGCTGAGGGAGGGTGTGCATAATTTCTTTGTGACATTCATTGAAGTGTTACGTGATAGACCCCCTGGTCATGATTGGGAGCTTGAACCAGGTGTCACATGTGGTGACTACCTGTTTGGAATGCTACAG GGAACAAGATCAGCTCTATATGCAAATGACCGAGAGTCGGTTACTGTCACTGTCCAAGAGGTGACACCTAGATCTGTTGGGGCTCTTGTAGCTCTTTATGAGCGAGCAGTTGGACTTTATGCCTCACTTGTCAACATCAATGCTTACCATCAACCTG GTGTGGAAGCTGGGAAAAAAGCAGCAGGTGAAGTATTAGCTTTACAAAAGCGGGTTTTAGCAGTACTCAATGAGGCTAG CTGTAAAGATCCCGTTGAACCATTGACACTTGAAGAAGTGGCTGAACGTTGCCATGCTCCTGAAGAC attgaaatgatttacaAAATCATTGAGCACATGGCTGCCAATGACAGAGCACTAATTGCTGAAGGCGATTGTGGCTCACCGAATAGCTTAAAGGTTTTCCTAGGGGAGTGTAACTTGGATGAATTGTATGCTTAA